A region from the Candidatus Electrothrix scaldis genome encodes:
- the fabB gene encoding beta-ketoacyl-ACP synthase I, producing MRRVVITGMGIVSPLGDTSEEVLNSLKTGKSGVRYWPPYKELGLRSQVGAFTQINCKKHIDKKILRFMGNAAAYAYIAMQQAVEDSGLPPDQVSSPRTGLIIGSGGTSAENVVATADTMRNKGLRRLSPFMVPRTMSSTVSAGLTAPFKIKGVCYSISSACATGAHCIGAAMEQIQLGKQDLIFAGGSDEEHWTQTSMFDAMGALSTSFNDTPEQASRPYDVNRDGFVVANGAGIILLEELEHALKRGAQIYGELVGYGATADGHEMVSPSGEGASRCIQLALATSAQPIDYINAHGTSTPIGDMIELQAIRHVFGKDTPPISSTKSLSGHSLGAAGVHEAIYCLLMLNNNFIAASANIRKLETDAENMNIVQETREAELNTVMSNSYGFGGTNACLVFQKYHDA from the coding sequence ATGCGTAGAGTAGTAATAACAGGGATGGGAATTGTCTCCCCCCTTGGTGATACATCTGAGGAGGTTCTGAACTCCTTAAAAACAGGAAAATCCGGTGTGCGTTATTGGCCTCCCTACAAAGAGCTGGGACTACGTTCTCAGGTAGGTGCCTTTACTCAGATAAATTGCAAAAAGCATATCGACAAAAAGATCCTTCGTTTCATGGGCAATGCTGCGGCCTATGCCTATATTGCCATGCAACAGGCCGTGGAAGATAGCGGGCTGCCCCCGGACCAGGTTTCCTCGCCACGGACCGGCCTTATCATTGGTTCAGGTGGTACTTCGGCAGAGAATGTGGTTGCGACGGCAGATACCATGCGCAATAAAGGACTTCGTCGCCTCAGCCCCTTCATGGTACCGCGCACCATGTCCAGCACAGTTTCAGCTGGACTCACAGCACCTTTTAAAATCAAAGGGGTCTGTTATTCCATTTCTTCGGCCTGTGCAACAGGCGCGCACTGCATCGGCGCTGCAATGGAACAGATTCAACTCGGTAAGCAAGACTTGATCTTCGCAGGCGGGAGCGATGAGGAGCACTGGACCCAGACTTCTATGTTCGACGCAATGGGTGCCCTATCCACGAGCTTTAACGACACACCCGAGCAGGCATCAAGGCCCTATGATGTGAATCGAGATGGGTTTGTTGTTGCGAATGGGGCAGGGATTATCCTGCTTGAAGAACTAGAACACGCCCTGAAGCGCGGCGCTCAAATTTACGGAGAACTAGTTGGATACGGGGCAACAGCAGACGGTCATGAAATGGTGTCGCCTTCTGGCGAAGGAGCTTCTCGCTGCATCCAACTGGCCCTTGCCACAAGCGCCCAGCCCATCGACTATATCAATGCCCACGGGACATCCACCCCCATTGGCGACATGATAGAATTACAAGCAATTCGTCATGTTTTTGGCAAGGACACCCCGCCCATCAGCTCAACCAAATCCCTTTCAGGACACTCCTTAGGTGCTGCCGGGGTTCACGAGGCTATTTACTGCCTGCTTATGCTCAATAATAACTTTATTGCAGCAAGTGCTAATATTCGCAAACTGGAAACAGATGCAGAGAACATGAATATCGTGCAGGAAACACGGGAAGCAGAGCTCAACACCGTGATGTCAAATAGCTACGGATTTGGCGGCACAAATGCCTGCCTTGTTTTTCAAAAATATCACGATGCGTAG
- a CDS encoding ferritin, which translates to MLKKKMLKALTRQINEEMYSGYLYLSMESYFHSISLSGFANWMRVQSQEELTHAMKFYDYVNERGGRVILDTIKQPDAEWETPLAAFEQIMAHEEKVTSLINELMDLAIAEQDHATKIFLQWFVSEQVEEEASVGEVLNKLRLIQDDSSGLFMVDAELAQRVFVPPVKA; encoded by the coding sequence ATGTTGAAGAAGAAGATGCTTAAGGCTTTAACACGTCAGATTAACGAAGAAATGTATTCCGGCTATCTCTACCTTTCAATGGAATCTTATTTTCATTCTATTAGCCTGTCCGGTTTTGCAAACTGGATGCGCGTGCAGTCTCAGGAAGAGCTGACTCATGCGATGAAATTTTATGATTATGTTAATGAGCGTGGCGGAAGAGTCATTCTTGATACAATCAAACAGCCGGATGCAGAATGGGAGACACCGCTTGCAGCTTTTGAGCAGATTATGGCCCATGAGGAAAAAGTAACATCCTTGATTAATGAGTTGATGGATCTTGCCATTGCTGAACAAGATCACGCAACCAAGATTTTTTTGCAGTGGTTTGTCTCTGAACAGGTAGAAGAAGAGGCCTCTGTCGGAGAGGTCTTGAATAAATTGCGCCTGATTCAGGATGATTCCTCAGGTCTGTTTATGGTGGATGCTGAGCTGGCGCAGCGGGTTTTTGTTCCACCTGTAAAGGCCTAG
- a CDS encoding ISL3 family transposase gives MKLLSLAYIKDAARSVKRVCEEMFTEATDSVLTELLGVAALKVNMYCLRLEGVEDVLHLRCSHRDDIAICFRCGTPSEAIHEEKERCVRHLDIWGKRTFLHFFSRRFMCEQCQKPFTESLPFIEKFRRHTKEFERHIYERCKAGCRKKVAIKEKLSQATVKEILNRFARRIPERNSGLFTRVLGIDEISLKKRHRQFVLVISDISSRSILAVLPDRRKDTLEKWLNELTEEQRRAIKFVSIDMWAPYAQAIRTKLPKSRLTVDRFHVMKQLNERLGQMRRKIQRALPDEKKDILKGIRWILVRNREELSTEEESRLTEVLALHPELRELYLIKEEFRCIFERVRSRDKASKFLRAWIWKARVTGNVFLLKFVGTLENWWNEVLNYFVERVTNGFVEGLNNSIRNIIRTAFGYRNFENFRLRVFAEHGVPH, from the coding sequence GTGAAATTGCTTTCTCTTGCTTATATTAAGGATGCGGCCCGGTCTGTAAAACGAGTTTGCGAAGAAATGTTTACCGAGGCAACAGACTCTGTTTTGACAGAACTTCTCGGAGTTGCTGCTTTGAAGGTTAATATGTACTGTTTGCGATTGGAAGGTGTGGAAGATGTGCTTCATCTACGATGCTCTCATCGTGATGATATAGCCATCTGCTTCCGTTGCGGTACTCCTTCCGAAGCAATACATGAAGAAAAGGAGCGTTGCGTCCGACATCTTGATATCTGGGGAAAGAGGACTTTTTTACATTTTTTCTCCCGTCGTTTCATGTGTGAACAGTGTCAAAAACCGTTCACGGAATCATTGCCTTTTATTGAAAAATTTAGAAGACATACTAAGGAATTTGAACGACATATTTATGAACGATGTAAGGCGGGCTGCCGAAAAAAAGTCGCCATAAAAGAGAAATTGAGCCAAGCGACTGTGAAAGAGATTCTCAACCGATTCGCCCGCCGCATACCGGAACGCAATAGCGGCCTATTCACACGGGTACTCGGGATTGATGAAATTTCTCTGAAGAAACGGCATAGGCAATTTGTTCTTGTCATTTCAGATATAAGCAGCAGGAGTATTCTCGCAGTCCTACCGGATCGCCGTAAAGATACTCTCGAAAAATGGCTCAATGAATTAACGGAGGAACAACGCCGGGCGATTAAATTTGTATCTATTGATATGTGGGCACCTTATGCTCAGGCAATTCGCACGAAACTCCCAAAATCTCGGCTTACAGTTGATAGATTTCATGTGATGAAACAGCTGAATGAGCGTTTGGGACAGATGCGTCGTAAAATTCAGCGTGCTCTTCCTGATGAGAAAAAGGACATATTAAAGGGAATACGTTGGATTCTTGTGAGAAACAGGGAAGAACTTTCCACCGAAGAAGAGTCGCGTTTGACCGAGGTGCTTGCCCTCCATCCTGAACTAAGAGAACTCTACCTTATCAAAGAAGAATTTAGGTGTATTTTTGAGCGCGTAAGAAGTCGGGATAAAGCATCGAAGTTCCTAAGAGCCTGGATATGGAAAGCTCGGGTGACAGGAAATGTGTTTCTTTTGAAGTTTGTTGGTACGCTGGAAAATTGGTGGAATGAAGTTTTGAACTATTTTGTCGAGCGGGTTACAAACGGCTTTGTTGAAGGACTCAATAACAGCATAAGAAACATTATTCGTACAGCGTTTGGCTACAGAAATTTTGAAAATTTTAGGCTCCGGGTATTTGCGGAACATGGGGTTCCCCACTAA
- a CDS encoding DUF4388 domain-containing protein, with protein MEYRNAVFVVTEEHACPIYNVGEEFIVHDSTLTIEHNKEVCLLLVQELLKALTGARPLQPHFTQTKMVRTKFECGGCTGLIRFEYKKENAYSTLQMNLLEVAKKRAKKQLIEEFFGLLREMELFEPLDDFDLQDLALLMKLQKYPANKVIIEAGELGTHFYVVLAGTVVVVREDNKVIAEIGPGNIFGEMSLLSGELTYPSVYSKTAVQLAALKAKDFKHVLSRYPILQIFFYRVLVDRAQENTMRAGKISSGMSGELSDINSVELFQLINSGGKTGKVQLVFEENQALILFNEGEIVYCKYGDQEGKEAVFSLLAKQKGTFTYTKGLAAEEKKLPVLGGFMGLIMEGLRRIDEEEQGDEE; from the coding sequence ATGGAATATCGGAATGCTGTATTCGTTGTCACCGAAGAACACGCATGTCCCATATATAATGTTGGTGAGGAGTTTATTGTTCACGATTCCACCTTAACCATTGAACACAATAAAGAAGTCTGTCTCCTGCTGGTTCAGGAGCTGCTTAAGGCCTTGACCGGTGCCCGTCCTTTACAACCTCATTTTACTCAGACCAAGATGGTTCGGACCAAATTCGAGTGCGGCGGTTGCACTGGATTGATTCGTTTTGAATATAAAAAGGAGAACGCCTACTCCACCTTGCAGATGAATCTGCTTGAGGTTGCAAAAAAACGGGCAAAGAAACAGCTTATTGAAGAATTTTTCGGGCTTCTTCGAGAAATGGAGCTTTTTGAGCCTCTGGATGATTTTGACCTTCAGGATCTCGCTCTTCTCATGAAGCTGCAAAAATATCCCGCCAATAAGGTTATCATCGAGGCAGGAGAGCTTGGGACACATTTTTATGTGGTCTTAGCAGGAACCGTGGTTGTGGTCCGCGAGGATAATAAGGTTATTGCTGAGATCGGTCCCGGTAATATTTTTGGGGAAATGAGTCTCCTTTCTGGAGAATTAACCTATCCTTCTGTGTATTCCAAGACGGCTGTTCAGCTGGCTGCTCTGAAGGCAAAGGATTTTAAGCATGTCTTATCTCGCTATCCTATCTTACAGATTTTTTTCTATAGAGTTCTAGTGGACCGCGCCCAGGAGAACACCATGCGAGCTGGAAAAATTAGTTCTGGTATGAGCGGTGAGCTGTCAGATATTAACTCAGTGGAGTTGTTTCAGTTGATCAATTCCGGCGGCAAGACAGGCAAGGTCCAGCTTGTGTTTGAAGAAAATCAAGCGCTGATCCTGTTTAACGAGGGAGAAATCGTTTATTGTAAATACGGTGACCAGGAAGGAAAGGAAGCGGTTTTTTCTTTGTTGGCAAAGCAGAAAGGTACCTTCACCTATACTAAGGGCCTAGCTGCTGAAGAAAAAAAGCTTCCTGTCTTAGGGGGATTTATGGGGCTGATTATGGAAGGCCTGCGTCGCATTGATGAAGAAGAACAGGGTGATGAAGAGTAA
- a CDS encoding zinc ribbon domain-containing protein translates to MPVYEYECPACEKVFEVHQGINDSPLTSCSVCGGEVKKIMSMSSFHLKGGGWYSDGYASGASSKNGVAGKASSGADSSKKASACGAEGACKGCSASS, encoded by the coding sequence ATGCCAGTTTACGAGTATGAGTGCCCTGCTTGTGAAAAAGTGTTTGAAGTACATCAGGGGATAAATGATAGCCCACTAACCTCCTGTTCCGTTTGTGGTGGTGAAGTGAAGAAGATTATGTCTATGAGCTCCTTTCATTTGAAAGGGGGCGGATGGTATTCGGACGGGTATGCATCTGGGGCTTCGTCTAAAAACGGGGTGGCGGGTAAAGCTTCATCAGGTGCGGATTCTTCTAAGAAAGCGTCTGCCTGTGGGGCTGAGGGTGCTTGTAAGGGGTGCTCAGCTTCTTCTTGA
- a CDS encoding cyclic nucleotide-binding domain-containing protein, whose translation MEYRNAVFVVTSEDSCPIYNVGEEIQVQDSAVSVDYEKPVCLILVRELHKALAKKPGEQRFTQMAMQRASFRCPGCTGSMRFEYKKERGFSTLQMNLLRIADKKARKRHVEALFKHLRTMQVFELLEDHDLLDLISMLKLKQFDPNKIIISEGTRGTHLYIILSGKVAIVKGEEIIAEIGRGEIFGEMSLLSGDPASSSVHSRTVVKFGTINGKDLKFILNRYPVLQIFFYRLLVNRAQMNMARSGKISSGMSGELIYINPVELFQLINSGGKSGKVDLIFHDGHATILFKEGEIIHASYGDLNGKEALFALLSKKKGSFTYNTELAKKYEDLPVLGGFMGLLMEGLQRIDEEQGTVVKKEV comes from the coding sequence ATGGAATATCGTAACGCTGTTTTTGTTGTTACCTCAGAGGATTCATGCCCTATTTATAATGTAGGTGAAGAAATCCAGGTTCAGGACTCGGCAGTGAGTGTGGACTATGAAAAGCCCGTTTGCCTGATCCTGGTGCGTGAACTCCATAAAGCGCTTGCTAAAAAACCAGGTGAGCAGCGATTTACCCAGATGGCTATGCAGCGGGCATCGTTTCGTTGCCCCGGCTGCACAGGCTCCATGCGCTTTGAGTACAAGAAAGAACGGGGCTTTTCTACCCTGCAGATGAATCTCCTGCGGATTGCGGATAAAAAAGCGAGAAAACGGCATGTCGAAGCCCTGTTCAAGCATCTCCGGACTATGCAGGTGTTTGAACTCCTTGAAGATCACGATCTCTTGGATCTTATTTCAATGTTGAAGTTGAAACAGTTTGATCCTAATAAGATCATTATCTCAGAGGGGACCAGAGGGACGCATCTCTATATTATTTTATCCGGCAAGGTTGCTATCGTAAAAGGCGAAGAGATTATTGCCGAAATCGGACGTGGTGAGATTTTTGGAGAAATGAGTCTCCTCTCCGGTGACCCGGCGAGTAGTTCTGTTCATTCCCGGACAGTGGTTAAATTTGGGACAATCAATGGAAAGGACCTAAAATTCATCCTGAATCGATATCCGGTCCTGCAAATCTTTTTCTATCGTTTGCTAGTCAACCGGGCCCAAATGAATATGGCCCGCTCCGGTAAAATCAGCTCTGGTATGAGCGGAGAGCTGATTTATATCAACCCGGTAGAACTGTTTCAGCTGATTAATAGCGGTGGGAAGTCCGGTAAGGTTGATTTGATTTTCCATGACGGGCATGCAACAATCCTTTTCAAAGAAGGTGAGATTATCCATGCGTCCTACGGGGATTTGAATGGGAAGGAAGCCCTCTTTGCACTTTTATCAAAGAAAAAAGGGTCCTTTACCTATAATACAGAACTTGCGAAAAAGTATGAAGATCTTCCTGTGCTTGGAGGGTTTATGGGCCTGTTGATGGAAGGATTGCAGCGCATAGATGAAGAGCAGGGAACGGTAGTGAAAAAAGAGGTTTGA